AAGGGTTGAGGAGGTACCTCTGTCCAGTTTGGCAGCACAAGTATGCAGTAGAGTCATGCTTTTAGGGGGTTCGCAGCTCAATTTAAATGAAGTGAAGCATTCCAAAAATGAACCTTCTGCAAAAAAGGAAAAGATCAGCAGTAACTTGTTTCAGGCGGCTAGCATTCTATCATCTCATCAAAATGAATATCATTCTTTGGATGAGGACATCTCTAATTCGGTTGCTGATTTCCCTAAGCATGAAAGTGGAACTCAGAGTGAAAATATTGCAGATGTCGGGTATGCAGATTCATATGCTCAAGCTCCATCTACTGAAGACTTATACGATGTTCTTGGTGtggattttaaaaatagattgcTCAGTAGCAATTTGGATAGTTTACTTACAGATGGTTATGCCAATTCACATATGAGCGTAGATAGTTCAACTTTAATGAATATGCAGGAAGCAAGTTCTAATTTTTTCTCAGCTAGTGAAGGGATATTGGACAGTGGTATTTTTCCTGCCACAGGTACTGATCATCTTTTAGATGCTGTAGTTTCTAGGGCTCACTCTACTGCTAAACAGAGCTCAGATGATGCTGTCTCTTGCAAGACGTCATTGACAAAGATAAGTAGCTCCCTTACTCCTAGTAATTCTCCCATGTATGGCCTGGTTGATAAGTCTAATCACGTTCAAAAGGAGTTTAATGTCCTACCTAAGTCCTTGGAAAAGTCAGCAACCATAGCATCTAGCTCTTTCAGGTCTGGATGTAGCAAGGATGACGTTGCAAGCTGTTCTCAAGCTACGTCTATTTATGGTTCACAACTGAGTTCATGGGTTGACCATAGTATGAGGTGTGATAATAGTGCTTCAACTGCATATTccaaaaaaaatgatgaaataaataaaccaaATCGCAAAAGGCTTAAACCTGGAGAGAACCCCAGACCCAGGCCAAAAGATCGTCAAATGATCCAAGATCGGGTCAAAGAGTTGCGAGAAATTGTACCAAATGGTGCAAAGGTAGGATTGCTCTTTTAGTAGTTAGTTGTTTATGTATGTGTCTGTATTTTCTCCGCAAGATGAGTTTATGATGTTCGATAGttgacatttttctttctttcatttATCGGTGTTAATAGTGTAGCATAGACTCTCTGCTTGAACGGACCATCAAACATATGCTTTTCTTGCAAAGTGTGACAAAGCATGCAGACAAGCTGAAACAAACTGGGGAGTGTAAGGTACGAACGAgagattatttttattattacaatattaatacggaaaatgctatttaacccaccattttGTACCACCTTCATTGTCCCTCCTTATGTGGCAGCATTTAATTCGTCAAATCCACctccaaaagtgtatatctAATTCCAACTTTTAGTTCATCTACTCTTTTAATGCCACATAAGGTGGGTTAAAGAAGGTGGGTTAAAAAGGagggttatatagcattactctaTTAATACATATGCTGTTTGTCTTTATTTAACTGGTGTACGTTGCAAGTGATGTTGCCAACCCTGGTTTATTTCTCTTAAAAAAATACTGGATCATGGGATATACATGTCAAGTATTGCTTTTTAAATCAATTGCTCTCAATTTCAGTATTTCTCTGCTCTTGCTTAATGTTTTTGCCCATTTGTAGTATTACTTAATAGTTTCAAAGTTGTTTAATGATATTATTCTCTTAATTTGCAGATTATGAACAAGGAAGGTGGGCTTCTTTTAAAGGACAATTTTGATGGAGGGGCAACATGGGCATTTGAAGTTGAATCTCAATCTATGGTTTGTCCTATCATAGTTGAGGATTTGAATCTGCCACGTCAGATGCTTGTGGAGGTAGTGAGACCATTTTTACATAGACATGAGAATGTTTTGGTTTCACTGAATTTCTTTCATCATTTTTATACAATAAAATTCTGCTTGTAACAGATGCTCTGTGAAGAACGGGGTTTCTTTCTAGAAATAGCTGATTTAATTAGAGGATTGGGATTGACAATCTTGAAGGGGGTGATAGAAGCTCGTAATGATAAGATTTGGGCACGATTTGCAGTAGAGGTAACTCTCTTATTTGcacaattttatataataataaacaattactTTTAGCCTTGGGTATTATGTGTTGCTGCTTATATTAGAATATTATTCCCTGCAGCTGCTATTGTTGCATAGAAAGCAAACATTCAAACTACTGCATGTTAATTAAGtttcaaatttcatatttaagtaattaaagTTTTTGTACGCTAAGTACATAAAAGAATTCTCTTTAGTGTATTCAAAGTACATTCCACTATTCGTCCGGATGTAAatcaaaaattctaaattataacttataagaTTTACCTGTTCTCAAGACTGCTGAATGTTTGATCGGACTCGTACATTGCTAGACTATTGGAAATTACCATGAACTATTGAAAGGTCATGCATGCTTTAGGTTTCTTAAACTTGGTCAATTTATTAGTCTCTTATTCATGAATCATGATGCAAGAATGAAAACTCTCAGATACCGACTCATTTGCTTGATGGGTCTATATCCTTGATTATTTAGTGGATGGAATACTTAAAGCTTTCTTCTTTCATGACTTATACTTGGATAAGTAGGTAACAAATGTTTTCATAATTAGGATAGTAATTTCTATGCTATGCTTTAAAGTTTATTTGATACGAGGAAGAATAACTGGTGAAGAAAATATTGAGTTTTCACAATCTTTTGTGGTGTTTGATTAAGAAATATCTTTATGGAAGGAAAAACTAATTTCCACAAAGTTTGCTAGAATCTTTTTCCTATGAATGCCATTTTTTGTATATGGTAAAATTGCTGGCAGTACGGCAGTAGCAATTAATGATTGAAATAGAAAACTCATGGACCAAAGCATGGGAGCTTAGAACAATAGTCAAACAAACTAGTCTGCACTTATCAATAATATTTGCATTGTGAATGTGATAGCAATGATGAATTGTGAAGTTTGTGAGaatcatttttctttcttttgttgtATCTAATGTGACTTTTCTTTAAGCTCTTGcctatttttgtttatataagttgcaaatataatattttctagGGAGCTTTCTTGCAGCAGAATGCAGATGCTATGCATCAAACTTTTTCCTGTTGGCTCGACTTTTCAATCATCTAATTAGGGATGTGCAAAAACCTAATTGAACTGTCAAATtcagtttggttcagtttgacattataaataattttggtACAAATTGAACCAAAATACCAATCAAACCGActggttcggttcagtttgaaatatttaaaatctttttaaattaggttcatttgattttaaagaaaaactaaaataaatcatgGTATTCTTGCCTATTGTCTGTTCCCCTCATGCTGCAAAAAGGTTAATAGAGAAGTTAAAACGCATTTCCCTTGCTATCTTGTAGTCTAAACTAATTTGTTTATCTTAATTGTTGTAACAGGCGAACAAGGATGTAACAAGGATGGAAGTTTTTATGTCGCTTGTCCGTCTTTTAGAACAAACTGAGAAAGGTGGTACATCGGAAATCAACAATATGATAGCCCGTCACACTTTCCCACAAGCCACCTCCATTGCTGCAACTGGTAGTTTGCAATGAGCTCTTCTCTGGTCTGGGTGTGTTAAGAGCAAGCCTGTTTTGGCTTGCCATGACTAACATGTATTCCAGTCTTAATAAGCTCTTAGCTAGGTGGTTCTTACTCTCGCTAACTTCATCAAGTAGATCATGCCTAACCTCATTTCTTATCAAGATTTAGATAGTCAAAAAGCTTCAATGGAAGTCTCAGCCTGCCGTCGTGGAAGGAAGCCCCGAATGGGTAGATATTAaggttttagtttaatttaaggGATACGGTCTAATATAGGATGGAGAAGGGTGCATACTAGTAAATGTATAGGGGAGGTGGGATATGAAATGAAGGGGTTCTCTTTATGtatgttctttttctttttgtggaTTTTCCTATTCTCAACCTATCATGATTCATTGTTTAAGTACAATATGTTTATCTTAAGATGTGTGGTTTGCTTTTAGGATTTGGTTGTGATGGATAATgttattatgttatttttattcaGATACTGTTGGAAACCTATTTGATACACTGATATCTGTGACTGATGCTTTCTCAAACGGGATTACTATACTTTtggtatttcaactttttataaaatgacGATATGGTGTTTGAACCTTTTTTTGTATCAAACTGGTGTTGCAACTTGTTGAATAATTACGAAGTAATGTATTTGTCAGTTTCTGATTTTAACtagttttcaaattttttagttatttcagttttagtccttaaaattttattttttcaaaacagtCCAGAATATCTTATATCATATTCTTTTCTGTttggaaaaatacaaataaattttttatttttaaaaacattcaaataaactttaaatacaaaattaatttaataaaaaataattaattattttttaaattaataaatcttttttaaatagaaaaattaaaatacgaaGTTACAGATTTCGGACCCACGAAGACCTTCTCATTTCTCAAAACAGGAAGGAGCGAGCAGCTCCTTCTCAGCTCCTTCTCAAAATGAGAAGGAGCTGCT
This window of the Mercurialis annua linkage group LG5, ddMerAnnu1.2, whole genome shotgun sequence genome carries:
- the LOC126680915 gene encoding transcription factor LHW — translated: MGLFLKQVLKTLCALHHWSYAVFWKIGCHNPKLLIWEECHYEAKPANPELSFGDWEGFWASDAHSSHLKLQTGDQLHLLVTKMMLDNQVNLVGQGLVGRAAFTGNHNWILAHNYNGDAHPPEVFSEIHHQISAGMQTIAVIPVVPHGVVQLGSSLTIMENMGFVNSVKSLIVQLGCVPGVLLSDNIVEKESAERIGLPVSFDTPDSIPFHMGGDKVLNSSRLSADSYNQQSISFLSSKIAHPPDSQIRQIQDTLQSTASTFHASNLTNPVPNSNNCQSEIKLTAAMKSHDPLRGWLANEVVGPKVTPSNPDTWMSQHMSLNSRPNFSHRSGIAQSDAGSSIVTLLEHRVLSEISPQNLVINSRNECDRFSPPQMKTNGGLIVNSHVGSSISGRELHNGVSSNTGSTSSTCANLNPCSSEDISHNSIQLARAGLQKLDSSRVEEVPLSSLAAQVCSRVMLLGGSQLNLNEVKHSKNEPSAKKEKISSNLFQAASILSSHQNEYHSLDEDISNSVADFPKHESGTQSENIADVGYADSYAQAPSTEDLYDVLGVDFKNRLLSSNLDSLLTDGYANSHMSVDSSTLMNMQEASSNFFSASEGILDSGIFPATGTDHLLDAVVSRAHSTAKQSSDDAVSCKTSLTKISSSLTPSNSPMYGLVDKSNHVQKEFNVLPKSLEKSATIASSSFRSGCSKDDVASCSQATSIYGSQLSSWVDHSMRCDNSASTAYSKKNDEINKPNRKRLKPGENPRPRPKDRQMIQDRVKELREIVPNGAKCSIDSLLERTIKHMLFLQSVTKHADKLKQTGECKIMNKEGGLLLKDNFDGGATWAFEVESQSMVCPIIVEDLNLPRQMLVEMLCEERGFFLEIADLIRGLGLTILKGVIEARNDKIWARFAVEANKDVTRMEVFMSLVRLLEQTEKGGTSEINNMIARHTFPQATSIAATGSLQ